The following are encoded together in the Cohaesibacter gelatinilyticus genome:
- a CDS encoding nitroreductase family protein: MHANDSDLEPSSVIDVHDFGEAMFSAITSRHSVSPKALQAPGPSDEQLQRLIEVAACAPDHGLLRPWRFILFPEDKRPVLADLFEEALLERHSQATEEDRLRAREKAARAPLLLGVVVHIDKEDEKVAFEDQIASAGAALQNVLLQVHAFGFGARATSGRAVRTNAFRKALNLHEDEVFLCFLAIGTATRKAKTKERPDPKSLLTSWP; encoded by the coding sequence ATGCATGCTAACGATTCCGATTTGGAGCCGTCATCCGTCATTGATGTTCATGATTTTGGCGAAGCAATGTTTTCTGCCATTACATCCCGTCATTCAGTTTCTCCTAAGGCGCTTCAAGCCCCTGGACCCAGCGACGAGCAATTGCAAAGGTTGATCGAAGTCGCTGCCTGTGCTCCGGATCATGGTTTGCTGCGTCCATGGCGCTTCATTCTTTTTCCGGAAGACAAACGTCCTGTACTGGCAGATCTGTTTGAAGAGGCCCTGCTTGAGCGACATTCGCAAGCAACAGAAGAAGACAGATTGCGGGCGAGAGAGAAAGCTGCCCGGGCACCGCTTTTGCTTGGTGTTGTTGTTCATATCGACAAGGAAGATGAAAAGGTCGCCTTTGAAGACCAGATTGCATCGGCCGGAGCTGCGCTTCAAAATGTGCTTCTTCAGGTTCATGCCTTCGGGTTTGGCGCCAGAGCAACATCAGGTCGTGCTGTGCGCACGAACGCCTTCCGAAAGGCGTTGAACCTGCATGAAGATGAGGTTTTCCTATGCTTCCTGGCGATCGGTACCGCAACCAGAAAAGCCAAGACCAAGGAACGACCTGATCCGAAATCTTTGCTGACCTCATGGCCATGA
- a CDS encoding azurin — MSLPLVALFSQTALAAGSQLKVSPKPKQSQEKLAIATPTEVIEIDVVNQIIDLNANSSYEAFRFEPDYLSLKPGTVVRFKGSTGRHTVSSVRGMYPEGARPFEIRGKPQMDVAFEKEGVYGIRCRVHGRHGMAMLIIVGDPKVNLDKARSQKVGKKEAVKFKLLFERLDKEIAAKS, encoded by the coding sequence ATGTCGTTGCCTCTTGTTGCCTTGTTTTCCCAAACCGCACTGGCGGCAGGAAGTCAGCTGAAGGTCAGCCCCAAGCCAAAGCAGTCGCAGGAAAAGCTGGCAATCGCAACACCGACCGAAGTGATCGAAATTGATGTGGTCAATCAAATCATCGATCTCAATGCAAATTCTTCTTATGAAGCCTTTCGGTTCGAGCCTGACTATCTAAGCTTGAAGCCGGGTACTGTGGTCCGTTTCAAAGGCTCCACCGGACGTCACACAGTTAGTTCCGTGCGTGGTATGTATCCTGAAGGTGCGCGCCCGTTCGAGATTCGTGGCAAGCCTCAGATGGACGTCGCATTTGAGAAAGAAGGCGTGTACGGCATTCGCTGTCGCGTCCATGGTCGCCACGGAATGGCAATGCTGATCATTGTCGGCGATCCAAAGGTCAATCTGGATAAAGCCCGCTCTCAAAAGGTCGGCAAAAAGGAAGCTGTCAAATTCAAGCTTCTGTTTGAGCGCCTGGACAAGGAAATCGCAGCTAAAAGTTAA
- a CDS encoding LysR family transcriptional regulator — MMMDIKQLKHFLAAAETGSFTRGASLANISQPALSASIAKLEAELECHLFVRNKRNVVLTPEGRHLKHSADHIVTEVDALKRRFRKRKSSRILRILASNSFPAGYLGDLLKGFAIATPHVTFDVSDTGPVNRLDPQDDRIFDMIFSVSASGSDNLVLQDKKPTDWGLGDGRSDMQTFLLKEDVFGVALPENHPFASRNSMCLQDLQDEPFIARMQCEMRPQMEAWMREKGVEFQVRYRTDQDGRALAMVGAGLGITIASMSEEPQKGVIFLPFRGHKWKRSLYAHVPHPVRSDVEKEVLALVRSFST, encoded by the coding sequence ATGATGATGGATATCAAGCAGCTCAAGCACTTTCTGGCAGCAGCAGAAACCGGAAGCTTCACCCGTGGAGCGTCATTGGCCAATATATCTCAGCCCGCCCTTTCCGCTTCCATTGCCAAACTGGAGGCTGAACTGGAATGTCATTTGTTTGTTCGTAACAAACGCAATGTGGTCCTGACGCCAGAAGGACGTCATCTGAAACATTCCGCAGATCACATTGTAACAGAGGTAGATGCTCTGAAGCGCCGCTTTCGCAAGCGAAAGAGCAGTCGCATCTTACGCATTCTGGCCAGCAACTCATTCCCGGCTGGTTATCTTGGCGATCTACTTAAGGGCTTTGCCATCGCTACACCACATGTAACTTTCGATGTGAGTGATACTGGACCGGTCAATCGTCTGGACCCGCAAGATGATCGCATCTTTGACATGATCTTTTCTGTCTCAGCTAGTGGTTCAGACAATTTGGTTCTGCAAGACAAGAAGCCCACAGATTGGGGGTTGGGTGATGGCCGTAGTGATATGCAGACATTCCTGCTCAAGGAAGATGTGTTTGGGGTCGCATTGCCTGAGAACCATCCCTTCGCCTCCCGCAATTCCATGTGCCTACAAGATCTGCAAGATGAGCCTTTCATTGCCCGCATGCAATGTGAGATGCGACCGCAAATGGAAGCCTGGATGCGGGAAAAAGGCGTTGAATTTCAAGTACGCTATCGGACCGATCAGGATGGCCGAGCCTTGGCGATGGTTGGGGCCGGATTGGGTATCACCATCGCGTCCATGAGTGAAGAACCGCAAAAGGGTGTGATCTTTCTCCCCTTTCGCGGCCACAAATGGAAGCGTAGCTTATATGCGCATGTCCCTCACCCCGTTCGTAGTGATGTGGAGAAGGAAGTACTCGCACTCGTACGCAGTTTTTCGACTTAA